One window of the Methanocaldococcus vulcanius M7 genome contains the following:
- the sat gene encoding sulfate adenylyltransferase: protein MVSKPHGGKLIKRLLSERDKKRILEEKEEYPKVRIREGLAVDLENIAHGVYSPLEGFLIEEEFQSVLNNMRLLNDLPWSVPIVLDVNKKELNFGVDDTILLFYKDMPIAEMHVDDIYKYDKKEFAQKVFKTTDLNHPGVAKLMNMGEYLIGGEIYLLNELPNPFKKYTLRPTETRSLFKERKFETIVAFQTRNVPHLGHEYLQKFALTFVDGLFINPVLGKKKKGDYKDEVILKAYETLFEHYYPKDSAVLATVRYEMRYAGPREAIHHAIMRKNFGCTHFIVGRDHAGVGNYYGPYEAQEIFKNFPDLGITPMFFKEFFYCRKCKGIVNEKICPHPLEDRKYFSGTKIRNMIVKGEVPPEYFMRKEVYEVIKSFENPFVGD from the coding sequence ATGGTATCAAAACCGCATGGAGGGAAATTAATAAAGAGATTGTTATCTGAAAGAGATAAAAAAAGAATTTTAGAAGAAAAGGAGGAATATCCAAAAGTTCGAATTAGAGAAGGGCTGGCAGTAGATTTAGAAAATATCGCTCATGGAGTTTATTCTCCTCTTGAAGGATTTTTGATCGAAGAAGAATTTCAGTCAGTTTTAAATAATATGAGATTGCTGAATGATTTACCGTGGAGTGTTCCTATTGTTTTAGATGTTAATAAAAAAGAGCTTAATTTCGGAGTGGATGATACGATTTTACTCTTTTACAAAGATATGCCAATAGCAGAAATGCATGTTGATGACATCTACAAATACGATAAAAAAGAATTTGCTCAAAAGGTTTTTAAAACAACTGATTTAAACCATCCTGGTGTTGCTAAACTTATGAATATGGGGGAATATTTAATCGGAGGAGAGATTTATCTTTTAAATGAACTACCAAATCCCTTTAAAAAATATACTTTAAGACCAACAGAAACAAGGTCTTTATTTAAAGAAAGAAAATTTGAGACCATTGTTGCATTTCAAACAAGAAATGTCCCTCATTTGGGGCATGAGTATTTACAAAAATTTGCTTTAACTTTTGTTGATGGGCTGTTTATAAATCCAGTTCTTGGAAAGAAAAAGAAAGGTGACTATAAAGATGAAGTTATTTTAAAAGCTTATGAGACATTATTTGAACATTACTACCCAAAAGATTCAGCAGTTTTAGCAACAGTTAGGTATGAAATGAGATACGCAGGGCCAAGAGAAGCTATTCATCACGCAATCATGAGGAAGAATTTTGGATGCACACACTTCATTGTTGGAAGAGACCATGCTGGAGTTGGGAATTATTATGGACCTTATGAGGCACAAGAAATATTCAAAAACTTCCCTGATTTGGGAATAACTCCAATGTTCTTTAAAGAATTTTTCTATTGCAGAAAATGTAAGGGTATTGTTAATGAAAAGATCTGTCCTCATCCATTAGAAGATAGAAAATATTTCAGTGGAACAAAAATCAGGAATATGATTGTTAAGGGTGAAGTTCCTCCTGAATATTTTATGAGAAAAGAGGTCTATGAGGTTATAAAAAGTTTTGAAAATCCTTTTGTAGGTGATTAA
- a CDS encoding DHH family phosphoesterase, with protein MLIIHHWDTDGIVSAVLAIKALNLEDFINITPPIGEFRFDNRIWKEIEKAEKIYVLDLNLPQEVENIEKETIFIDHHIQKRIKNPYVKQINPVLDGRDFPSASFVVSEYFSLWNYLSALGAVGDIGERAFSIKKVLELLNEKDISKEEALKLVQLIDSNYIVMERESVEKSVNVILELEPKELLEYEKWNKNVEMINNAIEDAISNIKVKDNIAFIEFESKFNIISKVARKVVWEMSYDGAIVVNKNFNGKGQIYFRISSNLVDKIKMNEIINTLKSKGFNAGGKKDVLGCICDKKEIDEVLNVIKKYKC; from the coding sequence ATGCTAATTATTCATCACTGGGACACTGATGGGATTGTCTCAGCAGTTTTAGCTATTAAAGCTTTAAATTTGGAGGATTTTATAAATATTACTCCACCAATTGGAGAGTTTAGATTTGATAATAGGATTTGGAAAGAGATTGAAAAAGCAGAAAAAATTTATGTTTTGGATTTAAATCTTCCTCAGGAAGTCGAAAATATAGAGAAAGAAACAATATTTATCGATCATCACATACAAAAAAGGATTAAAAACCCTTATGTTAAGCAGATAAATCCAGTTTTAGATGGGAGAGATTTTCCTTCAGCATCTTTTGTAGTTTCAGAATACTTTTCCTTATGGAATTATTTATCAGCACTTGGAGCAGTTGGAGATATTGGAGAAAGAGCATTTAGCATTAAAAAAGTTTTAGAGCTTTTAAATGAAAAAGATATTAGCAAAGAGGAAGCTTTAAAATTAGTTCAGTTAATTGATTCCAACTACATTGTTATGGAAAGAGAGTCAGTAGAGAAATCTGTAAATGTTATTTTAGAATTAGAACCAAAAGAACTCTTAGAATATGAAAAATGGAATAAAAACGTGGAAATGATAAATAATGCAATTGAAGATGCAATATCAAATATTAAAGTAAAAGATAACATTGCCTTTATTGAATTTGAGAGTAAATTTAACATTATCTCAAAAGTTGCAAGGAAGGTTGTCTGGGAAATGAGTTATGATGGAGCAATAGTTGTAAATAAAAACTTTAATGGAAAAGGTCAGATATACTTTAGAATTTCATCTAATTTAGTGGATAAAATAAAAATGAATGAGATCATCAACACATTAAAATCTAAGGGCTTTAATGCTGGGGGAAAGAAGGATGTTTTAGGATGCATCTGTGATAAAAAAGAGATTGATGAGGTTTTAAATGTCATTAAAAAATATAAATGCTAA
- the cysC gene encoding adenylyl-sulfate kinase — protein sequence MVGFTIWLTGPSGAGKTTLARALKNRFKEMGYNVEILDGDEIRNTLYPNLGFSKEAREMHNKIVIHMAKLLSRNGVIAIVSLISPYKSVRDYARKEIERFMEVYVYAPLEVRIKRDPKGLYAKALKGEIKGLTGYDGTYEEPENPEVKVDSSKMNVDEEVELIIKKAKDLGYL from the coding sequence ATGGTAGGATTTACAATATGGCTTACTGGTCCAAGTGGAGCGGGAAAGACAACACTCGCAAGGGCATTAAAAAATAGATTTAAAGAGATGGGATATAATGTTGAAATTTTAGATGGGGATGAAATTAGAAACACTTTGTATCCTAATTTAGGATTTAGTAAAGAGGCAAGAGAAATGCATAATAAGATTGTAATACATATGGCTAAATTGCTATCAAGGAATGGAGTAATTGCTATTGTTTCTTTAATTTCCCCTTACAAATCTGTTAGGGACTATGCAAGAAAAGAAATTGAAAGATTTATGGAAGTTTATGTTTATGCTCCTCTTGAAGTTAGAATTAAAAGAGATCCTAAAGGACTTTATGCCAAAGCATTAAAAGGAGAGATTAAAGGACTTACTGGATATGATGGTACATATGAAGAACCAGAAAATCCAGAAGTTAAAGTTGATAGTTCTAAGATGAATGTAGATGAGGAAGTTGAGTTGATAATAAAAAAGGCAAAAGATCTTGGATATTTGTAA
- a CDS encoding sulfite exporter TauE/SafE family protein, with protein MHEIIFVILGFVVGVVVGITGIGGGVLMAPSLILLGVEPIIAIGTDLLYAAITKGLGAYFHNKKGNVDKNIALKLFFGSFPAIILGAIILRVVNRDEINSLLTIMLSIILILTSIINLKKEFFYSYRKKCSSKILLFFGFIVGLVVQFTSIGSGVLITFALMNFTDLSSREIIGTSLFYGLLLTFFSSLNYMSLGNVDYMLALLLILGTVPGVYLGSIINSKIKPKNLRKIISIMILIVGIIILVKQIVRQL; from the coding sequence TTGCATGAGATAATTTTTGTTATTTTAGGATTTGTGGTTGGGGTTGTTGTGGGGATTACAGGTATTGGAGGAGGCGTTTTAATGGCTCCCTCTTTAATACTTTTAGGTGTTGAGCCAATAATTGCCATAGGAACTGATTTACTTTATGCTGCAATAACCAAGGGATTAGGTGCCTATTTTCATAATAAAAAAGGTAATGTAGATAAAAATATTGCTTTAAAATTATTTTTTGGTAGTTTTCCAGCTATTATTCTTGGTGCTATAATATTAAGAGTTGTCAATAGAGATGAAATAAACAGTTTATTAACTATAATGCTAAGTATTATACTGATCCTTACATCAATCATAAATTTAAAAAAGGAATTTTTTTACTCTTACAGAAAGAAATGCTCGTCAAAAATCTTACTATTTTTTGGATTTATAGTGGGGTTGGTGGTTCAATTTACATCCATCGGTAGTGGGGTCTTAATTACATTTGCATTGATGAATTTTACAGACCTATCTTCAAGGGAAATTATTGGGACAAGTTTATTTTATGGACTTTTATTGACTTTTTTTAGTAGTTTAAATTATATGAGCTTAGGAAATGTGGATTATATGCTTGCCCTATTACTAATTCTTGGAACTGTACCTGGAGTATATCTCGGATCTATAATTAATTCAAAAATAAAGCCAAAAAATTTAAGAAAGATAATTTCCATTATGATCTTAATTGTTGGGATAATCATTTTAGTTAAACAAATTGTACGCCAACTATAA
- a CDS encoding UDP-glucuronic acid decarboxylase family protein has protein sequence MRTILVTGGAGFIGTNLIKRLLEDNNKVICIDNNYTGRLENIKQFLDNPNFKFIKHDITKPIKIEGELDEIYNLACPASPPHYQKNPIFTLNTSIFGIINILELAKKHNAKILHASTSEVYGNPLEHPQKESYWGNVNPIGPRACYDEGKRVAETYCYEYWKNFGLDVRIVRIFNTYGPYMDPNDGRVVSNFIIQALKNEPLTVYGDGKQTRSFQYIDDLIEGMLKYMEMDKEGLENKLKSKFNWDTIPVLNMGNPEEFTILELANKVLELIPESKSEIVFKPLPKDDPVRRRPDITMAKEVLSWKPKIRLEEGLKKTIEYFREIV, from the coding sequence ATGAGAACTATTTTAGTTACTGGTGGTGCTGGTTTTATTGGCACTAATTTGATAAAAAGATTATTAGAAGATAATAACAAAGTTATTTGTATTGATAATAATTATACTGGAAGGTTAGAAAATATAAAACAGTTTTTAGACAATCCAAATTTTAAGTTTATTAAGCATGATATAACAAAACCAATTAAAATTGAGGGGGAATTGGATGAAATTTACAACTTAGCCTGTCCTGCTTCTCCTCCACACTATCAAAAAAACCCAATTTTCACATTAAATACATCTATCTTTGGTATAATTAATATCTTAGAGTTGGCAAAAAAACATAATGCAAAAATTTTACATGCTTCAACCTCAGAGGTTTATGGAAATCCATTAGAACATCCACAAAAAGAGAGCTACTGGGGGAATGTTAATCCTATCGGTCCGAGAGCATGTTATGATGAGGGAAAGAGAGTAGCAGAGACATACTGTTATGAATACTGGAAAAACTTTGGATTGGATGTTAGGATTGTTAGGATTTTCAACACTTATGGGCCGTATATGGACCCAAATGATGGAAGGGTTGTAAGTAATTTTATAATTCAAGCGTTAAAAAATGAACCATTAACTGTCTATGGGGACGGGAAACAGACAAGAAGTTTCCAATACATTGATGATTTAATTGAAGGAATGTTGAAATATATGGAGATGGATAAAGAAGGATTAGAAAATAAATTAAAAAGCAAATTTAATTGGGATACCATTCCAGTGCTAAATATGGGCAATCCAGAAGAATTTACCATCTTAGAATTGGCTAATAAGGTTTTAGAACTAATTCCTGAAAGTAAAAGTGAAATTGTATTTAAACCACTGCCAAAAGATGACCCTGTTAGGAGAAGACCAGACATAACAATGGCTAAGGAAGTTTTAAGTTGGAAGCCAAAGATTAGGTTGGAGGAAGGGTTAAAGAAAACTATTGAGTATTTTAGGGAGATTGTTTAA
- a CDS encoding sulfotransferase family protein — MEKTINFIGIGTPKSGTTWLAKCLSEHPEIFIPEKKEIHFFNKYDYCEKFEFEENYKKGIEWYLSHFNSEKPIKGEFSPSYFSDPLAYKRIKEHFPNIKLIVIFRNPIERLYSSYFYVLPSSFVLRKYFEELKNLKYITFEDYLKVAKWDIDIGFYYKHLQKWLSVFDREQIFICFHDDIVNNPEKLLKDLYEFLGVNETSYIPESLKRKENVGVLPDTSSKWYKLFNKFEIMFSKSLYKYPQVYNVVRKLNLGKIYQNMYKKLAYKRDKKPEMRKETKEYLINLYRDDILSLSEFTGRDLSHWLKI; from the coding sequence ATGGAAAAGACCATAAATTTTATAGGCATTGGAACACCAAAAAGTGGAACTACATGGTTGGCAAAATGTCTTTCTGAACATCCAGAAATATTTATTCCTGAGAAGAAAGAGATACACTTTTTCAACAAATATGATTATTGTGAAAAATTTGAATTTGAAGAAAATTATAAAAAAGGGATAGAATGGTATTTATCTCATTTTAATTCTGAAAAGCCAATTAAGGGGGAGTTTTCACCATCTTACTTTTCTGATCCATTGGCATATAAAAGAATAAAAGAACATTTTCCAAACATTAAGTTAATTGTAATTTTTAGAAATCCCATTGAAAGGTTATATTCAAGCTACTTTTATGTATTGCCTTCATCATTTGTATTAAGAAAGTATTTTGAAGAACTAAAAAATTTAAAATACATAACCTTTGAAGATTATCTAAAAGTGGCTAAGTGGGATATAGATATTGGATTTTATTATAAACATCTTCAAAAATGGCTGTCCGTGTTTGATAGAGAGCAAATTTTTATATGTTTTCATGACGATATTGTAAATAATCCAGAGAAATTATTAAAAGATCTCTATGAATTTTTAGGTGTTAATGAAACAAGCTATATTCCAGAATCATTAAAAAGAAAGGAAAATGTAGGAGTTCTTCCAGATACTTCTTCTAAATGGTATAAATTATTCAATAAATTTGAAATAATGTTCTCAAAAAGTTTATACAAATATCCACAAGTTTATAATGTAGTTAGAAAACTGAACTTGGGAAAAATTTATCAAAATATGTATAAAAAATTAGCATATAAAAGAGACAAAAAGCCAGAAATGAGAAAAGAAACAAAAGAATACTTAATAAATTTATATAGAGATGATATACTCTCACTAAGCGAATTTACGGGAAGGGACTTAAGCCATTGGTTAAAAATTTAG
- a CDS encoding glycosyltransferase family protein encodes MKILFLNTLHSHYLKNTLYIGLKKILGEDLDIFPYPNIDNDSFTVKYDEKSFLDWKGIKEKIDSDYYDYIILECINQHTAKYVKYVLKNNHKRKNIIVVDFGDFPYIKKIILNKKVIAYFKREKLMDNLKAHIYLKKHLPGILHYNCNILSKCLSEPFILNELYISPSNIFKSKKLRPIPLGVINLEEYCPWLRNIKKKEKEYDVSFIATPNTKERKIIFDVLKELEKEYDVKCYTNKGSLKFEEYLKIISLSKISINTYGYGVDTFRYYEVPYLNTMLLTKKPIIEIPNNFIDRKSAVFYNNVSEVKNLILHYLENDKWKKIAKEGNTHVNKYFVDEKLAKYLLNIVEGELNE; translated from the coding sequence ATGAAGATTTTGTTTTTAAATACTCTTCATTCACATTATCTTAAAAATACACTCTATATTGGATTAAAAAAAATATTGGGAGAAGACCTTGATATTTTCCCATATCCTAATATTGATAACGATTCTTTTACAGTGAAATATGATGAGAAAAGTTTTTTAGATTGGAAAGGAATTAAAGAAAAAATAGATAGCGATTATTATGATTATATAATTTTAGAATGTATAAACCAACATACTGCTAAATATGTTAAATATGTGTTAAAAAATAATCATAAGAGAAAAAATATAATTGTTGTAGATTTTGGAGATTTTCCCTATATCAAAAAAATTATACTAAATAAAAAAGTCATTGCATATTTTAAGAGAGAAAAACTTATGGATAATTTGAAAGCCCACATTTATCTCAAAAAACATTTGCCAGGGATTTTGCATTATAATTGTAATATATTATCTAAATGCTTATCAGAACCATTTATTTTAAATGAGTTATATATTTCTCCATCCAATATTTTTAAAAGCAAAAAACTACGACCTATTCCATTAGGTGTTATAAATTTAGAAGAATATTGCCCTTGGTTAAGAAATATTAAAAAGAAAGAAAAAGAATACGATGTCTCTTTTATTGCAACTCCAAACACTAAGGAAAGAAAGATTATTTTTGACGTATTAAAAGAATTAGAAAAAGAATATGATGTAAAATGCTACACAAATAAGGGAAGTTTAAAGTTTGAGGAGTATTTAAAAATAATATCTCTATCAAAAATTTCCATAAACACATACGGCTATGGTGTAGATACTTTTAGATATTATGAAGTACCCTACTTAAATACGATGTTATTAACAAAGAAGCCAATAATTGAAATTCCCAACAATTTTATTGATAGAAAATCGGCTGTTTTTTATAACAATGTTAGTGAAGTTAAGAATTTAATTCTTCACTATTTGGAAAACGACAAATGGAAAAAGATAGCAAAAGAAGGAAATACTCATGTAAATAAATATTTTGTAGATGAAAAATTAGCCAAATATCTTTTAAATATAGTTGAGGGTGAATTAAATGAATAA
- a CDS encoding glycosyltransferase family 2 protein, with protein MNNILLSLVVVTNNRKEDLENLLDSILNQKDVERSLFEIVIVNNGEDIGDLIKKYEKKLNIKYIKNNGNLGASKGRNIGVKNSKGKYILFLDDDNYLQDEYILKNIIEKDIELLEKDNKIGAIRYATEYPIYKNGKRIGYEYTVCELDTKTKKSFDIPNNIKLLKENSIYFYLNHFATCGVLVRKEAFEKINGFDENMFVYAEDIDLSIRLWINNYKVLLNPWIIIRHNETPKKRNNLWREYQMTKNQILMLYKNFPMFLFLFYTINWLTIQSILSYKNLKQKEPDITFLQMYREFLKGTKEAFKLIFIQRKVKRKPMSFKMWKYIRFGIPKENIKILKEKGLL; from the coding sequence ATGAATAATATCCTGTTATCTCTTGTGGTGGTAACAAACAATAGAAAGGAGGATTTAGAAAATTTATTGGACAGTATTTTAAATCAAAAAGACGTTGAGAGGAGTTTGTTTGAAATAGTTATTGTAAATAACGGAGAAGATATAGGAGATTTAATAAAAAAATACGAAAAAAAGTTAAATATAAAATATATAAAAAATAATGGAAATCTTGGGGCTTCAAAAGGTAGAAATATCGGAGTTAAAAATTCAAAGGGCAAATATATTCTATTTTTAGATGATGATAACTACTTACAAGATGAATATATTTTAAAAAATATCATAGAAAAAGACATCGAATTGTTAGAAAAAGATAATAAAATCGGTGCTATAAGGTATGCGACTGAATATCCAATATACAAAAATGGAAAAAGGATAGGTTATGAATATACAGTTTGTGAATTAGATACAAAAACTAAAAAATCATTTGATATTCCAAATAATATAAAACTATTAAAAGAAAATTCAATATATTTTTATTTAAATCATTTTGCAACATGTGGTGTTTTAGTTAGAAAAGAAGCTTTTGAAAAAATAAATGGCTTTGATGAAAATATGTTTGTATATGCAGAAGATATTGATTTGTCCATTAGGCTTTGGATCAATAATTATAAAGTACTTTTAAACCCATGGATAATAATAAGGCATAACGAAACTCCCAAAAAAAGAAATAACTTATGGAGAGAATATCAAATGACGAAAAATCAGATTTTAATGTTGTATAAAAATTTTCCTATGTTTTTATTTTTATTCTATACAATAAATTGGCTAACTATTCAAAGTATTTTATCGTATAAAAATTTAAAACAAAAAGAACCAGATATTACTTTTTTACAAATGTATAGGGAATTTTTAAAAGGGACGAAGGAAGCTTTTAAATTAATATTTATACAAAGAAAAGTAAAAAGAAAACCAATGTCATTTAAAATGTGGAAATATATAAGATTTGGAATTCCAAAGGAAAATATAAAAATATTAAAGGAAAAAGGATTATTATAA
- a CDS encoding glycosyltransferase family 4 protein: MEKIKVLYVGNYAPWLYQNFKYYDKFGIDFYVLPIEGKNFLEKYKIKHYDAKRIKDIANIPLALDFLNYFFSIGNKVMNFEEILKKGDFDIVHTLEPFTPYTVDIVRCSKKYGYKTIVETWENLPYNWEYFSYLGTPFSLFKIERIYHKKNKRYSLANCDKILSKSKTVENALILEGWDKNKIKTIYYGVDSEIFKPYSDEEKEQLKEKYAKKVGINNNNKKFFILSIGRIEYEKGYIDMFWAVKKLIEEYSNKIDIYWLILGSGNLKIKLIELSETFGIKKNIKFLGFLDYFNLPDYYNLADIFVLTPNPNIHWLEQYGFVYVESQMCGLPVISSLTGEIPNVVKNGETGLLVKPRDSYEIYCKIKEFIENEDLRNEFGKKARKWALNFDAEKKAKEHVDFYKSIL; this comes from the coding sequence ATGGAAAAAATTAAAGTGCTGTATGTGGGCAATTATGCACCATGGCTATATCAAAATTTTAAATATTATGATAAATTCGGAATTGATTTTTATGTTTTACCAATAGAAGGAAAAAATTTTTTAGAAAAATATAAAATAAAGCACTATGATGCTAAAAGAATAAAAGATATTGCTAATATACCTCTTGCACTGGATTTTTTAAATTACTTTTTTTCTATTGGAAATAAAGTTATGAATTTTGAAGAAATATTAAAAAAAGGAGATTTTGATATCGTCCATACCTTAGAACCATTTACTCCATATACAGTTGATATTGTTAGATGTTCTAAGAAATATGGTTATAAAACAATTGTAGAGACATGGGAAAATTTGCCATATAATTGGGAATATTTCTCATACCTTGGAACTCCTTTTTCTTTATTTAAGATAGAGAGAATCTACCACAAAAAAAATAAAAGATATTCATTAGCAAATTGTGATAAGATACTATCAAAATCAAAAACTGTTGAAAATGCGTTAATTTTGGAAGGTTGGGATAAAAATAAAATTAAAACTATATATTATGGAGTTGATTCAGAGATATTCAAACCATATTCTGATGAAGAAAAAGAACAATTAAAAGAAAAATATGCTAAAAAAGTAGGTATAAACAACAATAATAAAAAATTTTTTATATTATCTATTGGTAGGATTGAATATGAAAAAGGATATATTGATATGTTTTGGGCTGTAAAAAAATTAATTGAAGAGTATAGCAATAAAATTGATATCTATTGGTTAATATTAGGTTCTGGAAACTTAAAAATTAAATTAATAGAATTGTCTGAAACTTTTGGAATTAAGAAAAATATAAAATTTTTGGGATTCCTTGATTATTTTAACCTTCCTGATTATTATAATTTGGCAGATATTTTTGTTTTAACACCAAACCCAAATATCCACTGGCTTGAGCAGTATGGATTTGTTTATGTTGAGTCCCAAATGTGTGGCTTGCCAGTAATTTCTTCCTTAACGGGGGAGATTCCAAATGTTGTTAAAAATGGAGAAACAGGACTTTTAGTAAAACCAAGAGATTCTTATGAAATATATTGTAAAATAAAAGAATTTATAGAAAATGAAGATTTGAGAAATGAATTTGGAAAAAAAGCAAGGAAATGGGCACTAAACTTTGATGCTGAAAAGAAAGCAAAAGAACATGTAGATTTTTATAAGTCAATTTTATAA
- a CDS encoding glycosyltransferase family 9 protein has translation MIKIEKIRHRYIAGWIINNKYYYRVVNKNLALLFYFLDIFLNSIFKKRIFPKEVRNILIIRLEHIGDVILTTSFFRELKRNYPNAKITVLCRELTKNLFKMIPWIDEVLVLNTPWLSRNDSKGYFNVLKFIINNYKKYDLVFDLHPDPRNLVIARFVGKYTIAYGIKGFRFLIDKEIFWDFGKVEHIVDRYLNILEELGLNIEKKELEIKLDERIISNVKRKLKEEFNLDFNIDTSDKRDNTKIVLIHPISGREEKNISWEEWETIIKNLLAEKDTLIFIGGAKNEKPIIDKNLGHLIDNKRVFNIAGFFNLLEYIHFINLVDFIYSVDTFVVHVASALKKKIKTFYIATNENEWGYYGKN, from the coding sequence GTGATTAAAATAGAAAAAATTAGACATAGATATATTGCAGGATGGATAATTAACAATAAATATTATTATAGAGTTGTAAATAAAAATTTGGCATTGTTATTTTATTTTTTAGACATTTTTTTAAACTCAATATTTAAAAAAAGAATATTTCCTAAAGAAGTTAGAAATATATTGATAATCCGTCTTGAACATATTGGTGATGTTATATTAACCACTTCATTTTTTAGAGAATTAAAGAGAAACTATCCTAATGCAAAAATAACAGTATTATGTAGGGAATTGACAAAAAACTTGTTTAAGATGATTCCATGGATTGATGAAGTTCTTGTTCTAAATACACCATGGTTAAGTAGAAATGATTCTAAAGGATATTTTAATGTTTTAAAATTCATAATAAACAATTATAAAAAATATGATTTGGTCTTTGATTTGCATCCTGACCCAAGAAATTTAGTTATTGCAAGATTCGTTGGAAAATATACTATTGCTTACGGTATTAAAGGGTTTAGATTTTTAATTGATAAAGAAATTTTTTGGGATTTTGGAAAGGTTGAACATATAGTTGATAGATATTTAAATATTCTTGAAGAGCTTGGATTAAATATTGAAAAAAAAGAACTTGAAATTAAATTAGATGAAAGAATTATTAGTAATGTAAAAAGAAAATTAAAAGAAGAATTTAATTTAGATTTTAATATAGATACATCTGACAAAAGAGATAATACAAAAATTGTGTTAATTCATCCGATAAGTGGAAGAGAAGAAAAAAACATTAGTTGGGAAGAATGGGAAACCATAATAAAAAATTTATTAGCAGAAAAAGATACTTTAATTTTTATTGGTGGAGCAAAAAATGAAAAACCAATAATTGATAAAAATTTAGGACATTTAATAGATAATAAGAGGGTTTTTAATATTGCAGGATTTTTCAACTTGTTAGAGTATATTCATTTTATAAACTTGGTAGATTTCATATATAGTGTTGATACATTTGTGGTTCATGTAGCTTCAGCATTAAAGAAAAAGATAAAAACATTTTACATAGCAACAAATGAAAATGAGTGGGGATATTATGGAAAAAATTAA
- the rfaD gene encoding ADP-glyceromanno-heptose 6-epimerase — protein sequence MKVLVTGGAGFIGSNLALELQNKGYDVVVLDDFSSGHFKNLLGFEGDVVAESILDVDLSRFRDVDVIFHQAAITDTTVQDQKLMVQINTEGFRRFLDFAVENNIKFVYASSAATYGNAPAPQKEEDAGKPNNIYGFSKWICDCIAKKYIEKYPDAHIVGLRYFNVFGPREQYKGKMASMIWQLAKQMVDGKRPRIFKWGEQKRDQVYIKDVVGANLLAVDAKKSCIVNVGSGRAVSFNYIIEVLNKVLGFDYEPEYIDNPYKEFYQEHTEADLSKAEKYLDYKPKWGFEEAVEDYMEWLKENKYI from the coding sequence ATGAAGGTTTTGGTTACTGGAGGAGCTGGCTTTATCGGCTCTAATTTGGCATTAGAGTTACAAAACAAAGGTTATGATGTTGTAGTTTTAGATGATTTTTCATCCGGACATTTTAAGAATCTCCTTGGTTTTGAGGGTGATGTTGTAGCTGAGAGTATCTTAGATGTTGATTTGAGTAGGTTTAGGGATGTGGATGTTATTTTTCATCAGGCAGCGATAACAGACACAACCGTTCAAGACCAGAAGTTGATGGTGCAGATTAACACAGAAGGGTTTAGGAGATTTTTAGATTTTGCAGTTGAGAATAATATAAAGTTTGTTTATGCTTCATCAGCTGCAACTTATGGAAACGCTCCTGCTCCTCAAAAAGAGGAAGATGCAGGAAAACCAAACAATATTTATGGTTTTTCAAAGTGGATTTGTGACTGTATAGCAAAGAAATATATAGAAAAATATCCAGATGCTCATATAGTTGGATTGAGGTACTTTAATGTCTTTGGACCGAGAGAACAGTATAAGGGAAAGATGGCTTCAATGATTTGGCAGTTAGCAAAGCAAATGGTTGATGGAAAAAGACCAAGGATTTTTAAATGGGGTGAGCAAAAGAGAGACCAAGTATATATTAAAGATGTTGTTGGGGCTAATTTATTAGCGGTTGATGCTAAAAAAAGCTGTATCGTAAATGTTGGTAGTGGAAGGGCTGTAAGCTTTAATTATATAATAGAGGTTTTGAATAAGGTTTTAGGATTTGACTATGAGCCAGAGTATATTGACAATCCATATAAAGAATTTTATCAAGAACACACTGAGGCAGATTTAAGTAAAGCAGAGAAATATTTAGACTATAAACCAAAATGGGGTTTTGAAGAAGCAGTTGAGGATTATATGGAGTGGTTGAAAGAGAATAAATATATTTAA